TAATATAGAGATTGGGATTAGCACTCACATAAGTTGAGTGCTAACAAATGAAGGAGGAGGGATAAAGAGTATGAGATTAAAACCGCTCGGAGACAGAGTTGTGGTCAAAGTAATCCAGGCAGAAGAAGTTACAAAAGGTGGAGTCATTCTACCTGGTACAGCAAAAGAAAAACCACAACAAGGTGAAGTAGTTGCAGTAGGAACAGGGGAATACATAGACGGCAAAAAGGTAGAATTAGAAGTTAAAGTCGGTGATAGAGTAATCTTCTCCAAGTATGCTGGGACAGAAGTTAAATTAGATGGTGAAGAATATTTACTTTTAAGAGAAAGCGATATTCTAGCAATTATCGAATAAGGAGGTAGTTAAAAATGGCAAAACAAATCAAATATGGTGAAGAAGCTCGTAGAGCATTAGAAAGAGGAGTTAATGCAGTTGCGGATACTGTAAAAGTTACACTAGGACCAAGAGGTCGTAATGTGGTACTTGACAAAAAGTATGGTTCCCCAACAGTAACAAATGACGGTGTTACAATTGCGAGAGAAATTGAATTAGAAGACCCATTTGAAAATCAAGGGGCTCAGCTTTTGAAAGAAGCAGCTACAAAAACTAATGATATTGCTGGTGACGGTACAACAACTGCAACACTTTTAG
The sequence above is a segment of the Thermoanaerobacter ethanolicus JW 200 genome. Coding sequences within it:
- the groES gene encoding co-chaperone GroES gives rise to the protein MRLKPLGDRVVVKVIQAEEVTKGGVILPGTAKEKPQQGEVVAVGTGEYIDGKKVELEVKVGDRVIFSKYAGTEVKLDGEEYLLLRESDILAIIE